A portion of the Musa acuminata AAA Group cultivar baxijiao chromosome BXJ1-1, Cavendish_Baxijiao_AAA, whole genome shotgun sequence genome contains these proteins:
- the LOC135623211 gene encoding zinc-finger homeodomain protein 4-like encodes MDLSGHEKEIPIPINSSYFGGHGQAPGHSSIHDTPSIHHSSNGTASPVSTDTREDHHNAKSFSTKKGVVVKYRECLKNHAASIGGNATDGCGEFMPSGEEGTLEALKCSACSCHRNFHRKEAEGEPSCDCFQPIRWSKMMGAFGYSPASRSFIPRATPHSMIMPLGAMQASESDEMEGVVGGVMARPPMVKKRFRTKFTPEQKEKMLSFAEKLGWRLQKQEESMVQQFCQEIGVKRRVLKVWMHNNKHHLAKKTSLQLD; translated from the coding sequence ATGGATCTTTCTGGCCATGAAAAAGAGATCCCAATCCCAATAAACAGTTCATATTTTGGTGGTCACGGCCAGGCCCCTGGCCACAGCAGCATCCATGACACCCCTTCCATCCACCACTCGTCCAATGGCACTGCTTCTCCCGTCTCCACTGACACCAGAGAGGACCACCACAACGCTAAATCCTTCAGCACTAAGAAAGGGGTGGTGGTGAAGTACAGGGAGTGCCTCAAGAACCATGCAGCATCCATCGGTGGGAATGCCACTGACGGCTGTGGTGAGTTCATGCCAAGTGGTGAGGAGGGAACTCTAGAGGCCCTGAAGTGCTCTGCTTGCAGCTGCCACAGGAACTTCCATAGGAAAGAGGCAGAAGGAGAGCCCTCATGCGACTGCTTCCAACCCATTAGGTGGAGCAAGATGATGGGTGCATTTGGTTACAGCCCTGCAAGCCGTAGCTTCATTCCAAGGGCTACACCACACAGCATGATCATGCCTTTGGGTGCCATGCAGGCCTCTGAGTCTGATGAGATGGAAGGGGTGGTGGGCGGGGTGATGGCAAGGCCTCCCATGGTGAAGAAGAGGTTCAGGACCAAGTTTACCCCAGAGCAGAAGGAAAAGATGCTGAGCTTTGCTGAGAAGCTGGGGTGGAGGCTTCAGAAGCAGGAGGAGAGTATGGTGCAGCAGTTCTGCCAGGAGATTGGGGTGAAGAGAAGGGTCCTCAAGGTGTGGATGCACAACAACAAGCACCACTTGGCAAAGAAGACCTCCCTCCAGCTTGACTAA